One region of Prosthecobacter debontii genomic DNA includes:
- a CDS encoding hybrid sensor histidine kinase/response regulator, whose product MNSLRLRFLLPLMLFGFLPAIGAARLMGHPLEWFFGTEGVLLGGGVFLAGYLLSGWVLKPVAAVMNATASVLRGVPPSKEVAQWLPADFWKLRCDINMLFAKHRQSLNAAESHACQTAQRLLNAERLLREAFTALQGIFAASDEGVAVVDSQGTIIASNTKLDEFLGKPLEELGGRDSDTLLKAVASRFAESEQMTQWMKRCIQDSRATDRIEADLAGRDGRSFSIRTAPMQTDTGEVIGRLWMVRDCTQMRGLQQQLRESQKLGTLGQLAGGIAHDFNNMLTAIRGNLTLAELQPASNQSQVREKLQCANQATQRAADLVKSLLGYSRRSSGNSLRKVTNVKKLLAEVQTLLKHSVDPRVEIRMRAGMDASFVVSDPTQLEQVVLNLCLNARDALPEDHGIIEIGIENVTHRNPGGDGAPAEFAMIVVRDNGNGIPEESRGRIFEPFFTTKRDGKGTGLGLSMAQDIVREHGGWIEFDSVVGQGTEFRIFLPRTADPENVEDEPNYEQPQTVNTPVNIRGHVLVVDDEAPVRSIAVNMLTFLGYRVSEASDGQQALNIVLNGPDKVDVMLLDIYMPKLSGRDTFKQLRAAGNDIPVVVCSGFVIDPDEFVVLGEGRNPPVDIMLKPYSLDGLSKSMAKAIKTAHSPEDFAREMTPVMPA is encoded by the coding sequence ATGAACTCCCTGCGACTCCGATTTTTGCTGCCGCTTATGCTCTTCGGCTTTTTGCCGGCGATTGGTGCAGCCCGCCTGATGGGCCATCCTTTAGAATGGTTCTTCGGCACTGAAGGCGTCCTGCTAGGCGGCGGCGTCTTCTTAGCTGGCTATCTTCTCAGCGGTTGGGTTTTAAAACCTGTCGCGGCTGTAATGAATGCCACCGCCTCCGTCCTGCGTGGTGTACCTCCATCCAAAGAAGTGGCCCAATGGCTGCCAGCCGACTTCTGGAAACTGCGCTGCGACATCAACATGCTTTTTGCTAAGCATCGCCAGTCTCTCAATGCTGCGGAGAGCCACGCCTGTCAGACGGCCCAGCGCCTGCTGAATGCCGAGCGTCTGCTGAGGGAAGCCTTCACTGCCCTGCAAGGCATCTTTGCCGCCAGTGATGAAGGGGTGGCCGTGGTGGACTCCCAAGGCACCATCATTGCGTCCAACACCAAACTGGATGAATTCCTCGGCAAGCCGCTGGAAGAGCTGGGAGGACGGGACTCGGATACTCTGCTCAAAGCCGTGGCGTCCCGGTTTGCTGAGAGTGAACAAATGACTCAGTGGATGAAGCGTTGCATCCAAGACTCGCGTGCCACCGACCGGATCGAGGCTGATTTGGCAGGTCGTGATGGTCGCAGCTTTAGCATCCGCACAGCGCCGATGCAGACGGACACGGGTGAAGTCATCGGTCGCCTCTGGATGGTGCGGGATTGCACGCAGATGCGCGGTCTCCAGCAGCAGCTACGCGAATCACAAAAGCTCGGCACCTTGGGGCAACTTGCGGGCGGCATCGCTCACGACTTCAACAACATGCTGACTGCCATCCGCGGGAACCTGACCTTGGCTGAACTGCAACCCGCTAGCAATCAGAGCCAAGTGCGCGAAAAACTGCAATGCGCCAACCAAGCGACCCAACGCGCCGCAGATTTGGTGAAAAGCTTGTTAGGCTACTCGCGCCGCAGTTCGGGGAACAGCCTGCGTAAGGTCACCAATGTGAAGAAGTTACTCGCAGAGGTACAGACTCTGCTCAAACACAGCGTGGATCCTCGCGTGGAAATCCGCATGCGTGCCGGCATGGACGCCTCCTTCGTCGTGTCTGACCCAACCCAGCTTGAGCAAGTGGTGCTGAATCTTTGCCTAAACGCCCGTGATGCTCTGCCCGAGGATCATGGCATCATCGAAATCGGTATCGAGAACGTGACCCATCGTAATCCTGGTGGTGACGGAGCTCCCGCGGAGTTTGCCATGATCGTCGTGCGTGACAATGGCAACGGCATTCCCGAGGAATCCCGCGGCCGCATCTTCGAGCCTTTCTTTACCACGAAGCGGGATGGCAAAGGCACCGGTCTGGGATTGAGCATGGCTCAAGACATCGTCCGTGAACATGGAGGCTGGATCGAGTTCGACAGCGTTGTCGGCCAGGGCACTGAATTCCGAATTTTCCTGCCCCGCACGGCTGACCCTGAGAATGTCGAAGACGAACCTAACTACGAACAGCCACAGACCGTCAATACGCCGGTCAACATTCGGGGCCATGTCTTAGTGGTGGATGATGAAGCACCTGTGCGTTCCATTGCGGTGAATATGCTCACCTTCCTCGGCTATCGGGTCTCAGAAGCAAGCGATGGCCAGCAGGCACTCAACATCGTGTTGAATGGTCCCGATAAAGTGGATGTCATGCTGCTGGACATTTACATGCCGAAACTGAGCGGGCGTGACACCTTCAAGCAACTGCGTGCTGCAGGCAATGATATCCCCGTCGTGGTATGCAGCGGTTTCGTGATTGATCCCGATGAGTTCGTCGTCCTCGGTGAGGGCCGCAATCCTCCGGTGGACATCATGCTAAAGCCTTACTCACTCGATGGACTGAGCAAATCCATGGCAAAGGCCATCAAGACCGCTCACTCCCCCGAAGATTTTGCCCGCGAAATGACTCCCGTGATGCCTGCTTAA
- a CDS encoding TonB-dependent receptor, with amino-acid sequence MSLSRLFIPCLLAGSLAAQEAERPQDLETLPEVLVEGKASNLLGTTDGASKGHATQEDFLSRPLMRRGEILETIPGVIITQHAGGGKANQYFLRGFNLDHGTDFSISLDGMPLNMRTHAHGQGYTDINPVIPELVQSIDYAKGTYTAADGDLSTAGSANFLLWDMMPENLVRLEFGEYNYYRALIAGSLPISASEQGSVQQGLTYGLEYNYYDGPWQQPEEFNRWNGLLRYFAGDEDNKFSITFMGYRGTWTSTDQIPQRAMSSGLLDRYSTLDDTAGGESQRYSLNIAYEHRDDDVVTRANVYGIYYSLDLFSNFTYFTSGPQGDQFEQVEERWIFGGQLSRTWEDRKILGIDSDLTLGFQTRHDLIDGIGLYTTRNRSRLATTRRDDIWEGSAGLYGEMVNRWTSWFRTVVGLRGDLYYFDSLESTVAGEDAEWAGIISPKFSAIFGPWHETELYLNFGTGFHSNDARGVTARSMQADPLVRTMGAEIGLRTQTIPTLTTTLALFWLQSDSELIYVGDAGTNEPGPGSERYGVELATYWRPNHWFSADAELALTYARLQDSGNADRIPNSVPVMFSGGFMLGAQGRDDGWFAGMRIRVFTGRPLEETGQIEGRESLMINATVGYRRKNWEAAVDCLNLLNRADNDIEYYYESQLRNEVAPVNDVHLHPVEPRMFRFRVTYRF; translated from the coding sequence ATGTCACTCTCCCGCTTATTCATTCCCTGCCTGTTGGCAGGCAGCTTGGCCGCTCAAGAGGCCGAAAGACCTCAAGATCTAGAAACACTGCCTGAAGTGTTGGTGGAAGGTAAAGCCAGCAACCTGCTCGGCACCACCGATGGTGCGTCCAAAGGACACGCCACTCAGGAGGACTTCCTGTCCCGCCCGCTGATGCGTCGTGGGGAAATCCTGGAAACCATTCCCGGGGTCATCATCACCCAGCATGCGGGCGGGGGTAAAGCTAACCAGTATTTCCTGCGTGGATTCAATCTGGATCACGGCACGGACTTTTCCATCAGTCTGGATGGCATGCCGCTCAACATGCGCACCCATGCTCATGGTCAGGGCTACACGGACATCAACCCGGTGATCCCTGAACTGGTGCAATCCATCGACTACGCCAAGGGCACTTACACGGCTGCGGATGGAGATCTCTCAACGGCGGGCAGTGCCAACTTCCTGCTTTGGGATATGATGCCCGAGAACCTCGTGCGCCTGGAGTTTGGAGAATACAATTATTATCGCGCTCTGATTGCGGGTTCTTTACCCATCAGTGCAAGTGAGCAAGGTTCTGTCCAGCAGGGGCTCACGTATGGTTTGGAATACAACTACTACGATGGCCCGTGGCAGCAGCCGGAGGAGTTCAATCGGTGGAATGGCCTCCTGCGTTACTTCGCCGGGGATGAAGATAACAAGTTCTCCATCACTTTCATGGGGTATCGTGGCACCTGGACCAGCACTGATCAGATCCCCCAGCGTGCGATGAGCAGCGGTCTCTTGGATCGTTACTCCACGCTCGATGATACGGCGGGTGGCGAGAGTCAGCGTTACAGCCTCAACATTGCCTATGAGCATCGTGATGATGACGTGGTCACGCGGGCAAATGTCTATGGCATCTACTACTCACTCGATCTGTTTTCTAACTTCACCTACTTCACCAGTGGCCCGCAGGGGGACCAGTTTGAGCAAGTGGAGGAACGCTGGATTTTCGGTGGCCAACTCTCCCGCACTTGGGAAGACCGGAAGATCTTGGGCATCGATTCCGACCTAACACTAGGTTTCCAGACGAGGCATGATTTGATCGATGGCATCGGCCTTTACACCACACGTAATCGCAGTCGTTTAGCCACGACACGTCGTGATGATATTTGGGAGGGCAGTGCGGGGCTTTATGGCGAGATGGTCAATCGTTGGACTTCCTGGTTCCGCACGGTCGTGGGTCTGCGCGGAGACCTGTATTATTTCGACTCCCTGGAAAGCACCGTGGCAGGGGAAGATGCGGAGTGGGCCGGGATCATCAGTCCCAAATTCAGCGCGATCTTCGGCCCCTGGCATGAAACGGAGCTCTATCTGAACTTCGGCACGGGTTTCCACAGCAACGATGCCCGTGGCGTGACCGCACGTTCCATGCAAGCCGATCCTCTGGTTCGCACAATGGGGGCTGAAATCGGGCTGCGCACCCAAACGATCCCGACCCTGACCACCACGCTGGCTCTGTTTTGGCTGCAAAGCGATAGCGAGCTGATTTACGTGGGGGATGCGGGCACCAATGAACCTGGCCCTGGTTCGGAGCGTTATGGTGTTGAGTTGGCCACTTACTGGCGGCCTAACCACTGGTTCAGTGCGGATGCGGAGCTGGCGCTGACTTATGCGCGTCTCCAAGACAGTGGAAACGCGGACCGTATCCCCAACAGTGTGCCAGTGATGTTCAGCGGCGGTTTTATGCTCGGTGCTCAGGGCCGAGACGATGGCTGGTTCGCCGGAATGCGTATTCGTGTCTTCACCGGGCGCCCCCTCGAAGAGACGGGTCAAATCGAAGGCCGCGAGAGCCTCATGATCAATGCAACCGTCGGCTATCGTCGCAAAAACTGGGAAGCGGCGGTGGATTGCCTGAACCTGCTCAATCGGGCGGATAACGACATCGAATACTACTACGAGAGTCAGCTGCGTAACGAAGTGGCTCCTGTGAATGATGTGCATTTGCATCCCGTGGAGCCCCGCATGTTCCGCTTCCGGGTGACGTATCGGTTTTAA
- a CDS encoding putative Ig domain-containing protein produces MKKAAAMLCLAWAFAIPVGAQSTTLYSIGVPTDDEQLYLELINRARANPAAEGEWLATSTDPAVKGGIDSFEVDVDMMQDEFDAIAARPPLAMNANLINSARLHSQDMLVRAEQTHFSANGDDVGDRALDAGYNFSTLGENVFAFAASVLNGHAGFQVDWGAGPGGMQSGRGHRVNIHDEDFREVGIGIVLGSKKNTVSGLTVGPQLVTQNFGARNTNQAFVTGVAYYDINGNDFYDPGEGIGGITVNVSGSSFHAVTSTSGGYAVPVPTANANRTASFSGLGMNSSGPAAIANQANVKVDFTPVYIEPSPTGPATTAAGASTTYTFPQTGGATGYQWQAVLPTPATNDSADSLSRMNAVTTAGYTPRSTTVKHSGSAAYRLTHLGVSAVTLTYKEPFIVQPGAQLAFRSRLRTASVYQTAKVQVSINDGLSWESVYEQAGTSPDRENIKAGETSFLLRTVSLAPYVGRQIKLRFNYDNGGIFYIPGTQDSIGWFIDEIAFTGLLDASDTVIKTVQAGQEEFDFNPTEGGDYMLSVRPIISGRLWHFSPPLSVAVTSTAPAILEIQNMDEIIVGGAFYHKLILNDEAAGTSLTFSAKNLPAGLKLNPATGEITGKPTKADSRLVTFTVKNSSGTGTVDLLLVVKPYPENLAGTYVGWVERHEQIFGAVGGRLDLKITALGSFTGSLTFGKVKTALKGSLEIQADGGSPPHAELTVQPPGKPAPAVVTLEFDVNTTNQVLTNAAVTQSASVAVVHGWRQKWNAKDQQAVPYFGLHTFGLRVPTIGGLVGDADVPQGCGYGFFTTAKDGKVNVAGVTADGQKITCGSFVGPQGQVLVYQALYATIIKGSLLGELYIDAGDVGNLANTEDNTVGGELTWTRPADPSLKVRVYKDGFGLPGTPVATFVNLEAVGARFLPPVGTDAVILGLTAGAANARVEFDFGGIESSSDNPDQGLSIGLKSKILPADPLANPAVTKLSANLKTGLLSGSFTLVDDDLRPGLTKPVKRAVKVQGMLIQDEGTHFGVGYFLLPELPTSEVPTNTRILSGKMTLRNNAP; encoded by the coding sequence ATGAAAAAAGCAGCCGCCATGCTTTGCCTAGCATGGGCATTTGCCATCCCAGTTGGCGCTCAGAGCACCACATTGTATTCCATCGGTGTGCCCACGGATGACGAGCAGTTGTATCTCGAGCTGATCAACCGCGCTCGCGCCAATCCCGCTGCTGAGGGGGAGTGGCTGGCCACCAGCACGGACCCGGCAGTGAAGGGGGGCATTGATTCTTTTGAGGTGGATGTGGATATGATGCAGGATGAGTTTGATGCCATCGCTGCCCGGCCGCCGTTGGCGATGAATGCCAATCTGATCAATAGCGCACGTTTGCATTCGCAGGACATGCTTGTCCGCGCGGAGCAAACCCACTTCAGTGCCAATGGTGATGATGTCGGTGATCGTGCCTTAGATGCCGGGTATAACTTTTCAACCCTCGGCGAGAATGTCTTTGCCTTTGCCGCCTCCGTTTTGAACGGGCATGCTGGTTTCCAAGTGGATTGGGGGGCAGGCCCGGGGGGTATGCAGTCGGGCCGAGGCCATCGCGTCAACATTCATGACGAAGATTTCCGAGAAGTGGGTATTGGCATCGTACTGGGCAGCAAAAAAAATACAGTTTCAGGGCTGACCGTCGGGCCTCAGTTGGTCACTCAGAACTTCGGTGCACGGAATACCAACCAAGCCTTTGTCACAGGAGTGGCTTATTATGACATCAACGGGAATGACTTCTATGATCCCGGTGAAGGTATTGGTGGTATCACGGTGAATGTATCCGGCTCCAGCTTTCATGCTGTCACATCCACCTCAGGTGGTTATGCCGTGCCTGTGCCGACGGCGAATGCGAATCGCACGGCAAGCTTTTCAGGCTTAGGTATGAACAGTTCGGGACCTGCCGCCATTGCCAATCAGGCGAATGTGAAAGTCGATTTTACACCCGTTTATATCGAGCCTAGCCCTACTGGACCTGCCACTACGGCGGCGGGTGCTTCGACCACATACACCTTCCCACAAACGGGTGGAGCGACAGGCTATCAATGGCAGGCCGTGCTTCCCACACCTGCCACGAATGACTCGGCCGACAGCCTGAGTCGAATGAATGCTGTGACAACGGCGGGCTACACGCCGCGCTCGACCACGGTGAAGCATTCAGGGTCGGCAGCTTACCGTCTGACTCACCTGGGGGTGTCCGCAGTAACACTGACTTATAAAGAGCCATTCATTGTGCAGCCTGGCGCTCAACTGGCTTTCAGAAGCCGTCTGAGAACGGCCAGTGTTTATCAGACCGCCAAGGTGCAGGTGTCGATCAACGACGGTCTAAGCTGGGAAAGTGTGTATGAGCAGGCTGGCACGAGTCCAGACCGTGAAAACATCAAAGCAGGCGAAACCTCTTTTCTGCTTCGCACCGTGTCTCTGGCTCCTTATGTGGGGAGGCAGATCAAGCTCCGCTTCAACTACGACAATGGTGGCATTTTTTACATTCCCGGCACTCAGGACTCAATCGGATGGTTTATCGACGAGATTGCTTTCACGGGATTGTTAGACGCGTCGGATACTGTGATTAAGACCGTTCAGGCAGGGCAGGAGGAATTTGATTTTAATCCGACAGAAGGTGGGGATTACATGCTTTCGGTGAGGCCTATCATTTCAGGGCGGTTGTGGCATTTCAGTCCTCCCTTGAGTGTCGCAGTAACGTCCACGGCACCGGCGATTCTGGAGATTCAAAACATGGATGAGATCATCGTTGGAGGGGCTTTTTATCACAAACTCATCCTCAATGACGAAGCGGCAGGCACCTCGCTGACTTTCAGTGCGAAGAATCTGCCTGCCGGGCTGAAACTGAATCCAGCCACCGGTGAAATCACAGGTAAGCCGACTAAGGCGGACAGTCGTTTGGTCACTTTTACCGTCAAGAACAGTTCCGGCACCGGGACGGTCGATCTCCTCCTGGTGGTGAAACCTTACCCAGAAAACTTGGCGGGAACCTACGTGGGATGGGTGGAACGACATGAGCAGATCTTTGGAGCCGTAGGGGGACGTTTGGATTTGAAGATCACGGCACTGGGGAGTTTCACCGGCAGCCTGACTTTTGGAAAGGTGAAGACAGCGCTCAAAGGAAGCCTTGAGATTCAAGCTGATGGTGGTAGCCCGCCGCATGCGGAACTCACCGTCCAGCCTCCGGGCAAGCCTGCCCCTGCTGTGGTGACGCTGGAGTTCGATGTGAATACGACGAATCAAGTGCTGACGAATGCGGCGGTGACCCAATCGGCTTCTGTCGCTGTCGTGCATGGCTGGCGTCAAAAATGGAATGCGAAGGATCAGCAAGCTGTGCCTTACTTCGGGCTCCACACTTTTGGTTTGCGAGTGCCTACAATTGGTGGGCTGGTCGGTGATGCGGATGTGCCTCAGGGGTGTGGATATGGGTTCTTCACAACAGCGAAAGATGGCAAAGTGAATGTGGCTGGAGTGACTGCTGACGGGCAGAAGATCACCTGTGGGTCATTTGTCGGCCCGCAGGGGCAGGTGCTCGTGTATCAGGCTCTCTATGCGACGATCATTAAAGGTAGTCTTCTGGGGGAACTGTACATTGATGCGGGGGATGTAGGCAATCTCGCGAACACCGAAGACAACACCGTGGGCGGTGAACTGACCTGGACCCGACCTGCGGACCCATCCTTGAAAGTAAGGGTATATAAAGACGGCTTCGGCCTGCCGGGAACTCCGGTGGCAACTTTTGTGAACCTGGAGGCTGTTGGAGCCAGATTTTTGCCGCCGGTGGGGACGGATGCCGTGATTCTCGGTCTGACAGCGGGCGCAGCGAATGCTCGCGTGGAGTTTGATTTCGGCGGGATCGAATCCAGTTCAGACAACCCAGATCAAGGGCTGAGTATTGGGTTGAAAAGTAAAATCTTGCCGGCTGACCCTCTAGCCAATCCTGCGGTGACGAAGCTGAGTGCCAATCTGAAGACAGGGCTTTTATCAGGGAGCTTTACTTTAGTGGATGATGATCTCCGCCCTGGCCTCACCAAGCCTGTGAAACGAGCGGTGAAAGTGCAGGGGATGCTGATTCAAGATGAGGGAACTCACTTCGGGGTGGGTTATTTCCTCCTGCCAGAGTTGCCGACATCTGAAGTGCCAACGAACACGCGCATTCTCTCAGGTAAAATGACTCTGCGGAATAATGCGCCCTGA
- a CDS encoding GTP-binding protein yields MPTQSKARYIMIGGFLGAGKTTTVGRLAKHLTDQGLRVGLITNDQAGGLVDTKLLRGQGYATEEIAGGCFCCRFNTLVDAANKLSDQSKPDVFIAEPVGSCTDLVATVTYPLRRMYGDNFTIAPLSVLVDPVRARRVFGLDQGGTFSSKVAYIFKKQLEEADVIVISKSDLIGDEQREELHGVLQREFPEARILSASPRLDAGLETLFSQLMTDEQARRNPMAVDYEVYADGEALLGWLNATVTLKSEDEFEANDFLKSLAVNVQQRLQSEGTEIAHFKMTYSPDDGIAGELASINLVRSDYIPELGMELDEPSEGGQLIVNLRAEADPATLMQAVQAGLNKTTSAFPGLTAKLEHEEHFRPGKPTPTHRDGAEVV; encoded by the coding sequence ATGCCAACCCAGTCTAAAGCACGTTACATCATGATCGGTGGATTCCTCGGTGCGGGGAAAACCACCACGGTCGGTCGTTTGGCCAAGCACCTCACGGATCAAGGCCTCCGCGTGGGCCTCATCACCAACGATCAAGCCGGTGGACTGGTGGATACGAAATTGCTGCGGGGTCAAGGCTACGCCACCGAGGAGATTGCAGGCGGTTGCTTCTGTTGCCGTTTCAATACGCTGGTGGATGCGGCTAACAAACTGTCTGATCAATCCAAGCCGGATGTGTTCATTGCCGAACCTGTGGGAAGCTGCACGGACCTCGTGGCGACCGTGACCTATCCGCTGCGCCGCATGTATGGAGATAATTTTACCATCGCTCCACTGAGCGTGCTGGTGGATCCGGTGCGGGCACGTCGCGTGTTTGGTCTGGATCAAGGCGGCACGTTCTCCAGCAAGGTGGCCTACATTTTCAAAAAGCAGCTCGAAGAGGCGGATGTCATCGTTATCAGCAAGAGCGATTTGATCGGTGATGAGCAGCGTGAAGAACTGCATGGGGTCCTCCAGCGTGAGTTTCCCGAGGCTCGTATTCTCAGCGCCTCACCGCGCCTCGATGCTGGTCTGGAGACGCTCTTTTCCCAGCTCATGACCGATGAACAAGCACGCCGCAATCCCATGGCGGTGGACTATGAGGTGTATGCCGACGGAGAGGCACTGCTAGGATGGCTGAATGCGACAGTGACCCTGAAATCGGAAGATGAGTTTGAAGCGAATGACTTCCTGAAATCCCTCGCCGTGAATGTGCAGCAGCGCCTGCAGAGCGAGGGAACCGAAATCGCTCATTTCAAAATGACCTACAGCCCGGATGACGGCATTGCCGGGGAACTGGCGTCCATCAATCTCGTTCGCAGTGACTACATTCCGGAACTCGGCATGGAACTGGACGAACCGAGCGAGGGTGGACAGCTCATCGTCAATCTGCGTGCCGAGGCGGATCCTGCGACTCTAATGCAGGCCGTGCAGGCTGGTTTAAACAAGACCACTTCCGCATTCCCAGGGCTGACGGCGAAGCTCGAGCATGAGGAGCATTTCCGTCCGGGTAAACCGACCCCGACTCACCGTGACGGTGCGGAGGTAGTTTGA
- a CDS encoding molybdopterin-dependent oxidoreductase, with amino-acid sequence MTAYLRGFLGCLVLALAITSHASELIVKVGEEKPLKLTAEDLELLPHQTVKAKDHGGLEAEWTGVPLYQVLQQAGLRLGDSLRGSALAQYVLVTAADGYRTVFAPPEFDPRCTDDPVILADAVNGQSLDTAQGSFRIVLPKERRHFRWVRQVVKIDVLSAR; translated from the coding sequence ATGACTGCTTACCTGCGTGGATTCTTGGGGTGTTTGGTCTTAGCGTTAGCCATCACGTCTCACGCGTCTGAATTGATCGTGAAAGTCGGGGAAGAAAAGCCGCTCAAGCTCACCGCCGAAGATCTGGAATTGCTACCTCACCAAACTGTGAAAGCCAAAGATCACGGCGGTCTGGAGGCTGAGTGGACGGGAGTGCCGTTGTATCAGGTTTTACAACAGGCTGGGTTGCGCCTAGGCGATAGCCTGAGAGGCTCAGCCCTGGCCCAATATGTTCTTGTGACTGCTGCGGATGGCTATCGGACTGTGTTTGCTCCGCCGGAGTTCGATCCCCGCTGCACGGATGATCCCGTGATCCTGGCTGATGCGGTGAACGGGCAAAGCCTGGATACGGCTCAGGGCTCGTTTCGCATCGTGTTGCCGAAAGAACGGCGGCACTTTCGCTGGGTCAGGCAGGTGGTGAAGATTGACGTGCTGAGCGCGCGATAA
- a CDS encoding TonB-dependent receptor plug domain-containing protein, whose translation MPPRASVLLCALAAPASSAAEPEPFTLGTIVVTAYADQPTVDANADVLPADTIRQLERMDLAEALCLSPGVTMSNTGPRNEAGMNVRGFDLRQTPVFIDGIPVYVPYDGYVDLRRFTTADVAEIRVNKGFSSVLYGANTLGGAINIVSRRPERPLEGDLLAGWFQEGGYQAALNVGMRWEKGYLQLGGSFLNVDSYPLSDDYQRHALEDGGRRNNAWREDWRFSAKIGYTPNETDEFALGYVIQRGSKGNPTYVGEDPLMRSRFWQWPSWDKQTVYLMTKTHLTPDTYVKTRFFYDQFENSLFAYDNNGYDAQTANSAFQSFYDDWTLGGAIEFGTKLGEHNTLKAAIHAKLDHHDEQQTSLPDHPTARVEGDHFVFEDTTWSLGIEDTHEFTDKLSVVVGVSYDRREVSEAVDALNEPLSSDAFEAFNPQFGVFYKLDDAQQLHATVARKSRFPTIKDRYSYRMGSALPNPNLEPETAWHFELGYDGEVAKNWTLRANVFAAETDDTIQRVDNVQLGVYQLQNVGRSRHLGTELGFDWKPSEFFQLTANYAYLDRKNESQPNVRLIDTPRHSFFTYADIRPVKWLSIIPSVEYNGSRYSTTYGIEAGAWAITNLKLSLHLPRDLTLSAGVNNLSDRNYKLAEGFPEAGRSFFVNMQVKF comes from the coding sequence ATGCCCCCGCGTGCTTCTGTCCTGTTGTGTGCCCTTGCTGCGCCCGCCTCTAGCGCGGCAGAACCGGAACCATTTACACTCGGCACCATCGTGGTGACGGCCTATGCTGATCAGCCCACAGTGGATGCCAATGCGGATGTCCTCCCCGCAGATACGATTCGTCAACTCGAGCGCATGGACCTGGCGGAAGCACTGTGCCTCTCTCCCGGTGTGACGATGAGCAATACGGGGCCCCGCAATGAAGCGGGTATGAACGTGCGCGGTTTTGATCTGCGCCAAACACCGGTCTTCATCGATGGTATCCCCGTTTACGTCCCCTACGATGGTTATGTGGACCTGCGTCGTTTCACGACCGCTGATGTGGCCGAGATACGGGTGAACAAAGGATTTTCCTCGGTCCTCTATGGTGCCAATACACTCGGCGGTGCCATCAATATCGTTTCCCGTCGGCCCGAGCGTCCCTTGGAAGGGGATTTGTTAGCGGGGTGGTTTCAAGAAGGGGGGTATCAGGCTGCGCTCAATGTGGGCATGCGTTGGGAGAAGGGGTATCTGCAACTCGGCGGTTCGTTTTTGAATGTCGATTCTTATCCGCTATCGGATGACTATCAGCGGCATGCTTTGGAAGACGGTGGACGGCGTAACAATGCTTGGCGCGAAGATTGGCGTTTCAGTGCGAAGATCGGTTATACCCCCAATGAAACGGATGAATTCGCTCTGGGTTATGTCATTCAGCGTGGCTCTAAAGGCAACCCAACTTATGTGGGTGAAGATCCCCTGATGCGTTCCCGTTTCTGGCAGTGGCCGAGTTGGGATAAACAAACGGTGTATCTGATGACGAAGACGCATCTGACCCCAGATACCTATGTGAAAACTCGGTTCTTCTACGACCAATTTGAAAACAGTCTCTTCGCTTACGATAACAACGGCTATGATGCGCAGACGGCAAACTCAGCATTCCAAAGTTTCTACGATGATTGGACTCTCGGCGGAGCCATCGAGTTCGGCACCAAGCTCGGGGAACACAATACCTTGAAAGCGGCCATTCACGCGAAACTGGATCATCATGATGAACAGCAGACCTCTCTCCCCGATCACCCGACGGCAAGGGTGGAAGGTGATCACTTTGTCTTTGAGGATACGACTTGGTCCTTGGGCATCGAGGATACACATGAGTTTACGGACAAGCTCAGTGTAGTGGTGGGAGTAAGCTATGATCGTCGTGAAGTGTCGGAGGCTGTAGATGCGCTCAATGAACCCCTGAGCAGTGATGCCTTTGAGGCCTTCAACCCTCAGTTCGGCGTGTTCTACAAGTTGGATGACGCTCAACAGCTACACGCCACCGTGGCTCGGAAAAGCCGCTTCCCCACCATCAAGGATCGCTATTCCTATCGCATGGGTTCTGCACTTCCCAATCCCAATCTTGAGCCTGAAACAGCCTGGCATTTTGAGCTCGGCTACGATGGCGAAGTAGCGAAGAACTGGACGCTGCGAGCCAATGTCTTTGCGGCGGAGACTGACGATACCATTCAGCGCGTGGACAACGTGCAGCTCGGTGTTTACCAGCTTCAAAACGTCGGCCGCAGCCGCCATCTCGGCACTGAGTTGGGTTTTGATTGGAAACCTTCGGAGTTCTTTCAACTCACGGCCAACTACGCCTACCTTGATCGCAAGAACGAAAGCCAACCGAATGTGCGTTTGATTGATACGCCACGGCACAGCTTCTTCACTTATGCAGACATTCGTCCGGTAAAGTGGCTGAGCATCATTCCCAGCGTGGAATACAACGGCTCACGTTACTCCACCACTTATGGCATCGAAGCAGGTGCTTGGGCGATCACGAACCTGAAGCTCTCTTTGCACCTGCCTCGCGATCTCACACTTAGTGCGGGCGTGAATAACCTGTCGGATCGGAACTATAAACTGGCTGAAGGCTTTCCAGAAGCAGGGCGTAGCTTCTTTGTGAACATGCAGGTGAAGTTTTAG